One Qiania dongpingensis genomic window carries:
- a CDS encoding branched-chain amino acid ABC transporter permease, whose translation MGHVFQLLIYGLQLGSLYALLAMGYTLVFGIIRMINLAHADLMMLGAFAAYFLFQWFGGSGSMAVLVPLIMIATLLFGAGVGFVIERFAYKPLRGRTTVASLVAAIGVQLFIENLMRCLPGVGALPKNFPTLLPKVNVNIGGYQISSVQIIVIAIAALLLLFMQRLCYHSDFGKQMQAVSVDKDASSLMGINVNRVISITFSLGAALAAICGILYGSLYPTIYVYMAGTIGNKAFISAVIGGIGNIKGAMLGGLIIGIMEVFLQSFAASISYGLCFVILILVLLYKPTGLLGGKAAREKV comes from the coding sequence ATGGGCCATGTGTTTCAGCTTTTAATTTACGGCTTGCAGCTGGGCAGCTTGTACGCGCTGCTGGCGATGGGCTACACACTAGTTTTTGGTATCATCAGAATGATCAATCTGGCACATGCGGATTTGATGATGCTCGGCGCTTTTGCGGCATATTTCCTGTTTCAATGGTTCGGCGGCTCCGGCAGTATGGCCGTACTTGTTCCGCTGATCATGATCGCAACGCTGCTTTTCGGCGCGGGGGTAGGTTTTGTAATAGAACGCTTCGCATATAAACCCCTGCGGGGCAGAACGACTGTGGCTTCTCTGGTGGCGGCGATCGGCGTTCAGCTTTTTATTGAGAATTTAATGCGCTGCCTGCCCGGAGTCGGAGCGCTGCCGAAAAATTTTCCGACTCTGCTGCCTAAGGTAAATGTAAATATAGGGGGATATCAGATTTCATCGGTTCAGATCATTGTGATCGCGATTGCGGCGCTGCTGCTTCTGTTTATGCAGCGTCTGTGCTACCATTCGGATTTTGGGAAACAGATGCAGGCGGTATCTGTGGACAAAGACGCTTCTTCGCTTATGGGGATCAACGTAAACCGGGTCATTTCCATTACGTTTTCTCTTGGAGCGGCTTTGGCGGCTATCTGTGGTATTTTGTACGGGAGCCTGTACCCGACCATCTATGTGTATATGGCAGGTACGATTGGAAATAAAGCGTTTATTTCAGCTGTTATCGGAGGAATCGGCAACATTAAGGGAGCCATGCTGGGAGGCTTGATCATCGGTATTATGGAGGTGTTTTTACAGTCCTTTGCGGCAAGTATTTCTTACGGCTTGTGTTTTGTTATCCTGATCCTGGTTCTTCTCTACAAACCGACAGGCTTGCTGGGCGGCAAGGCAGCCAGAGAAAAGGTATAG
- a CDS encoding ABC transporter substrate-binding protein: MKKMCALLLAAAMTIGMLAGCGKKEEKPADAKETGTQSGETKAASEDNSQVPDEITIGFVASMSGENAQAGQYKKDAWAVIQKELEATDGCITIMGKQVKVNVEFVDTDSKADVTANAYSKCINDLNAVAIVGPDESSLTLAGAPLAQEAGIPVISTFATNEKVTQIGDYIFRACYIDPFQGQVAATYAYNELGAKTAAVLYSNADAYATGLMESFKENFEALGGEVVAVETYAGSDVKDFNAQLSNINAKTPDLLWLPNQASEIPLQIQQADAMGITATMMGPDSWDVTTVPETAGAEALEGSYYISCFSAESDNEVAQAWVKEFEEVNGYKPAAHATLAYEALKIVINGLENLTSYSEEELRDNIAATDLNLPSGKVTFDEGGNPNKAAVIMKYEDGVGHYVTSVQP; this comes from the coding sequence ATGAAGAAAATGTGCGCGCTTCTGCTGGCGGCTGCTATGACGATCGGTATGTTGGCCGGCTGCGGCAAAAAAGAGGAAAAGCCTGCGGATGCAAAGGAAACGGGAACCCAGAGCGGAGAGACGAAAGCCGCTTCGGAAGATAATTCCCAGGTACCCGATGAAATCACCATTGGCTTTGTGGCGAGCATGTCCGGTGAGAATGCACAGGCAGGCCAGTACAAAAAGGATGCCTGGGCGGTGATCCAGAAAGAGCTTGAGGCAACAGACGGCTGTATCACCATCATGGGCAAACAGGTCAAAGTGAATGTTGAGTTTGTGGATACGGATTCCAAGGCCGATGTGACTGCCAATGCTTACTCCAAGTGTATCAATGACCTGAATGCGGTGGCAATTGTCGGTCCTGATGAGAGTTCCCTGACTCTGGCGGGGGCGCCTCTGGCACAGGAAGCGGGAATTCCGGTCATCTCCACCTTTGCGACCAATGAAAAGGTCACTCAGATCGGCGACTATATTTTCCGCGCTTGTTACATAGACCCTTTCCAGGGCCAGGTGGCGGCGACCTATGCTTATAATGAGCTGGGCGCAAAAACGGCAGCCGTTCTCTACTCCAATGCGGACGCTTATGCAACGGGCCTGATGGAATCCTTTAAGGAGAATTTTGAAGCTCTTGGCGGCGAGGTAGTGGCAGTGGAAACCTATGCCGGCTCAGATGTCAAAGATTTCAATGCACAGCTTTCGAATATTAACGCAAAGACGCCCGATCTCTTATGGCTGCCCAATCAGGCCAGCGAGATCCCGCTTCAGATTCAACAGGCGGATGCCATGGGGATCACCGCCACCATGATGGGGCCCGATTCCTGGGATGTTACAACAGTTCCCGAGACGGCCGGTGCGGAGGCTCTGGAAGGCTCCTACTATATCTCCTGCTTCAGCGCGGAAAGCGATAACGAGGTGGCGCAGGCTTGGGTGAAGGAATTTGAAGAGGTAAACGGATATAAGCCTGCGGCGCATGCAACCCTGGCGTATGAAGCTTTGAAGATTGTCATCAACGGTCTGGAAAATCTCACTTCCTACAGCGAGGAAGAGCTTCGTGACAATATCGCTGCCACAGACCTCAATCTTCCCTCTGGAAAAGTTACCTTTGACGAGGGAGGCAACCCCAACAAGGCGGCAGTCATCATGAAGTATGAAGACGGCGTCGGACACTATGTGACAAGCGTTCAGCCGTAG